In Drosophila yakuba strain Tai18E2 chromosome X, Prin_Dyak_Tai18E2_2.1, whole genome shotgun sequence, a single genomic region encodes these proteins:
- the LOC6525515 gene encoding PDZ domain-containing protein 8, whose amino-acid sequence MEIPISNILLLCLIFLLIGGVVMILLQYLIFIKFSNLPDESEEQKQANAKYTLPLNIKQTARNLKRLSNSGVGGGAGNGCENHQESLRRASALVSLNFVMQFLFHEFKNSNRVRKWFYRKLSIELDELISKTTTGKLLDKLTIKELELGDQFPDVKSLSVHNVELDKDEQRIENLDLLLDINYVGNFTTSIDADMVLGKKGSITLRVKQLSGMARLQFTRKPYTHWSISFLGDPELILDIESKYQGRQMQSNITNLISNQIRKAVRRKHTLPNYKLRYKPFFHWTAEEDAGDCDIQPNGMLTVKLAELSRLMGYPGASETYCTITLAPVPFIEASQRDSRNVLISLDVFIHKAKNQQIGIVFKQSGSQVVRIESVLPNTPACKSNLLAGDVLVAIEGRPVTTIQQIAKVVKTLQATVFSLRIERIIPGIIRNDAILEDFDKYEDIGDLPTSYSCQQRMAETDEPAPPAAAAAADPAPKHLVVKPSLSGTPTNSPKKSNLIAKAIKKTMSRESGDKDRDKDKDKDKDKDKDKDKDKDKDRDKDKDKDKDKGKEEVEEAVNYFYQHSTIDCPFSPLIHMDDVCSFQLDNSSRFLNVCVFGKSAGESVLLGYNNVQIGQILVECSETSLNQCLKQISLKPASLQAVKTHPLSNQSGFNPHFCFGDILFGFSWMGNPNLTVGDVPIKSTSKSQSPARNPLAGDRVASEDQSQFLKLTSSLADSGTAGESSGAAGAAAPRAHDFVRTHFHRATQCDFCGKKIWLKDAMQCQECSMCCHKKCIVKCQMATVCGPVDCTGSMPGTSSSTSSTPSMASRPEFTITQPDNPQILDASTGVTPLDETSAAAGGDQVQIQSPTPAGLDVHRSSLTGMLAQGIKRQASNLDIPGIVSSLTGSGQQMNSKSLPPSPQHTPSRKSSIVEEATPALQQNPFESVTQHLEALPLDCPELSFEQVIVITEPIIRHTRNEDLMNLAKSTSKHLYVALPPDERVAKINELLTKLKVALDAETEGYTQMNDAEKATESSPWKSDRSDERVQALSIIMLYLCTGLQHAQGVVLQ is encoded by the exons ATGGAGATACCCATTTCAAACATTCTGCTGCTCTGCCTGATCTTCCTGCTGATCGGCGGAGTGGTGATGATCCTGCTGCAGTACCTCATCTTCATCAAGTTCTCCAATCTGCCCGACGAAAGcgaggagcagaagcaggcgAATGCCAAATACACCCTGCCATTG AACATCAAGCAAACGGCCAGGAACCTGAAGAGACTATCGAACTCTGGAGTGGGTGGAGGCGCAGGGAATGGATGCGAGAACCACCAGGAGAGCCTACGGCGAGCCTCCGCCCTGGTCTCCCTCAACTTTGTCATGCAGTTTCTCTTCCACGAGTTCAAGAACTCCAATCGGGTGCGGAAGTGGTTCTACCGCAAGCTGTCCATTGAGCTGGACGAACTGATTTCAAAGACCACCACCGGAAAACTGCTGGATAAGCTCACG ATTAAAGAGCTCGAGTTGGGCGACCAGTTTCCAGACGTCAAGTCGCTATCAGTGCACAACGTGGAGCTGGACAAGGATGAGCAGCGCATCGAGAATCTTGACCTGCTGCTGGACATCAACTATGTGGGCAATTTCACAACTTCCATTGACGCGGACATGGTGCTGGGCAAGAAGGGATCGATAACGCTTAGGG TGAAACAGCTTTCGGGAATGGCGCGACTGCAGTTCACGAGGAAGCCCTACACGCACTGGTCAATTAGTTTCCTGGGCGATCCGGAGCTGATCCTGGACATCGAGTCCAAGTACCAGGGCCGCCAGATGCAGTCGAACATAACCAACCTGATCTCGAACCAGATCCGGAAGGCGGTGCGCCGGAAACACACGCTGCCCAACTACAAGCTGCGCTACAAGCCCTTCTTCCACTGGACGGCGGAGGAGGATGCCGGCGACTGTGACATCCAGCCGAATGGAATGCTCACCGTTAAGCTGGCGGAGCTGTCCCGGCTGATGGGCTATCCGGGTGCCAGTGAGACGTACTGCACCATCACACTGGCGCCGGTGCCCTTCATCGAGGCCAGTCAGCGGGATAGCCGGAATGTGCTCATCTCGCTGGACGTGTTCATTCACAAGGCGAAGAACCAGCAGATTGGCATCGTCTTCAAGCAGAGCGGCAGCCAGGTGGTCCGCATCGAATCCGTGCTCCCCAATACACCGGCCTGCAAGTCCAATCTGCTGGCCGGCGACGTACTGGTGGCCATCGAGGGCAGGCCGGTGACCACCATCCAGCAGATTGCCAAGGTGGTCAAGACGCTGCAGGCCACTGTCTTTAGTCTGCGCATCGAGCGCATTATTCCCGGCATTATTCGCAACGATGCCATACTGGAGGACTTTGATAAGTACGAGGATATCGGCGATCTGCCCACTTCATATTCCTGCCAGCAACGGATGGCGGAAACGGATGAGCCTGCTccgccagctgcagcagcagccgctgATCCGGCACCCAAGCACCTGGTGGTGAAGCCCAGCCTGAGCGGTACACCAACCAATTCACCCAAGAAGTCCAACCTCATTGCCAAGGCTATCAAGAAGACGATGAGTCGGGAGAGCGGCGATAAGGATcgggacaaggacaaggataAGGATAAAGACAAGGATAAGGACAAAGATAAAGACAAGGACAAGGATAGagacaaggacaaggacaaggacaaggataAGGGCAAGGAGGAAGTGGAGGAGGCGGTCAACTACTTCTACCAGCACTCCACCATCGACTGTCCGTTTAGTCCACTCATCCACATGGACGACGTGTGCAGCTTCCAGTTGGACAACTCCAGTCGCTTCCTCAACGTCTGCGTCTTTGGCAAATCCGCCGGCGAGAGTGTGCTCTTGGGCTACAACAATGTCCAGATCGGCCAAATCCTCGTGGAGTGCTCCGAAACCAGTCTGAATCAGTGCCTCAAGCAGATCAGTCTCAAACCCGCATCACTGCAGGCTGT GAAGACGCATCCGCTGTCCAATCAGTCCGGCTTCAATCCGCACTTTTGCTTTGGCGACATTCTGTTTGGCTTCTCCTGGATGGGCAATCCCAATTTGACGGTGGGCGATGTGCCCATCAAAAGCACCTCCAAGTCCCAGTCTCCGGCCAG gAATCCATTGGCTGGCGATCGAGTGGCTTCAGAAGATCAGTCGCAGTTCCTAAAGCTGACGAGCTCCTTGGCGGACAGCGGCACAGCCGGCGAATCCTCTGGTGCCGCAGGAGCAGCCGCTCCAAGGGCACACGACTTTGTGAGGACGCACTTCCATCGGGCGACGCAGTGCGACTTCTGCGGCAAGAAGATCTGGCTGAAGGACGCCATGCAGTGCCAGGAGTGCTCCATGTGCTGCCACAAGAAGTGCATAGTCAAGTGCCAGATGGCCACCGTCTGCGGTCCGGTGGACTGTACTGGCTCCATGCCTggcacctcctcctccacctcctccactCCTTCGATGGCCAGCCGGCCGGAGTTCACCATTACACAGCCGGACAATCCGCAGATCCTGGATGCCAGCACGGGCGTGACTCCGTTGGATGAGACATCTGCTGCAGCTGGCGGAGATCAGGTACAGATTCAATCGCCGACGCCCGCCGGCCTGGATGTCCATCGATCCAGCCTCACCGGAATGCTGGCCCAGGGCATCAAGCGGCAGGCGAGCAACCTGGACATTCCCGGCATCGTCTCCTCGCTAACTGGCAGTGGTCAGCAGATGAACTCCAAGAGTCTGCCGCCCAGTCCACAGCACACTCCATCCCG AAAATCATCGATTGTGGAGGAGGCGACACCTGCGCTGCAGCAGAATCCCTTCGAGAGCGTCACCCAGCACCTCGAGGCCCTGCCCCTGGACTGTCCGGAGTTAAGTTTCGAGCAGGTCATCGTCATCACGGAGCCCATCATCCGGCATACACGCAACGAGGATCTGATGAACCTGGCCAAGAGCACCAGCAAACACTTATACGTTGCCCTGCCGCCCGACGAGCGTGTGGCCAAGATTAACGAGCTG CTAACGAAACTGAAGGTGGCATTGGATGCGGAGACCGAGGGCTACACGCAGATGAACGACGCGGAGAAGGCGACGGAGTCCTCGCCCTGGAAGTCGGACAGATCGGATGAGCGCGTCCAGGCGCTGAGCATCATCATGCTGTACTTGTGCACGGGTTTGCAGCATGCCCAGGGTGTGGTGCTGCAGTAG
- the LOC6525516 gene encoding leucine-rich repeat-containing protein 20 isoform X1: MRPFGNDITNIPNSGSNGGSNGGNNGSNNGNNDPNDGNDNRSTNLSSEDPSEESGLSDDPSIPPHIARIGGIVTCPPIAGQGVIRVVQRCEDAKENHKLDLSSCELMQIPDAVYHLMRNTELVTCNLSGNVLKSVSPKFSQKFSTITDLNLSHNKLSRLPEEFASLSALTKLNISNNSFIVLPQVVFKLQSLASLDAQNNAILEIDTDEAITSDNLALVDLRNNPLSRNCRRKLQNFKTPFLLEISKEMDDDW, translated from the exons aTGCGGCCTTTTGGCAACGACATAACAAACATCCCAAACAGTGGCAGCAATGGTGGCAGCAATGGTGGTAATAATGGCAgtaacaatggcaacaacgATCCCAATGATGGCAACGACAACCGCAGCACCAATCTCTCCAGTGAGGATCCCAGCGAGGAGTCCGGCCTTTCAGACGATCCGAGCATTCCGCCGCACATAGCGAGGATCGGCGGCATCGTCACCTGTCCTCCGATCGCCGGACAAGGAGTCATCCGGGTGGTTCAGCGGTGCGAGGACGCCAAGGAGAACCACAAGCTGG ATCTTTCGAGCTGTGAACTGATGCAAATACCAGATGCAGTCTACCATCTTATGCGTAACACAGAGCTGGTCACCTGCAATCTCAGCGGCAATGTGCTCAAGAGCGTTTCGCCCAAGTTTTCGCAAAAGTTCAGCACCATCACAG ATCTCAATCTGTCACACAACAAACTGTCGAGGCTGCCAGAGGAGTTCGCCAGCTTGTCTGCGCTGACCAAGCTGAATATCTCGAACAACTCGTTCATCGTTTTGCCACAAGTAGTCTTTAAGCTTCAGAGTCTTGCCAGTCTGGATGCCCAGAACAATGCCATATTGG AAATTGATACCGACGAGGCAATTACCAGTGACAACTTGGCCCTCGTCGATCTGCGCAATAATCCGCTGAGCAGAAACTGCCGACGAAAGCTGCAGAACTTCAAGACGCCCTTCCTCCTTGAGATCTCCAAGGAGATGGACGATGACTGGTAG
- the LOC6525516 gene encoding leucine-rich repeat-containing protein 20 isoform X2, whose protein sequence is MAHLVVRVIERCEEANESAHLDLSSCELMQIPDAVYHLMRNTELVTCNLSGNVLKSVSPKFSQKFSTITDLNLSHNKLSRLPEEFASLSALTKLNISNNSFIVLPQVVFKLQSLASLDAQNNAILEIDTDEAITSDNLALVDLRNNPLSRNCRRKLQNFKTPFLLEISKEMDDDW, encoded by the exons ATGGCGCACTTGGTGGTCAGGGTGATTGAGCGTTGTGAAGAAGCCAACGAAAGTGCTCACTTAG ATCTTTCGAGCTGTGAACTGATGCAAATACCAGATGCAGTCTACCATCTTATGCGTAACACAGAGCTGGTCACCTGCAATCTCAGCGGCAATGTGCTCAAGAGCGTTTCGCCCAAGTTTTCGCAAAAGTTCAGCACCATCACAG ATCTCAATCTGTCACACAACAAACTGTCGAGGCTGCCAGAGGAGTTCGCCAGCTTGTCTGCGCTGACCAAGCTGAATATCTCGAACAACTCGTTCATCGTTTTGCCACAAGTAGTCTTTAAGCTTCAGAGTCTTGCCAGTCTGGATGCCCAGAACAATGCCATATTGG AAATTGATACCGACGAGGCAATTACCAGTGACAACTTGGCCCTCGTCGATCTGCGCAATAATCCGCTGAGCAGAAACTGCCGACGAAAGCTGCAGAACTTCAAGACGCCCTTCCTCCTTGAGATCTCCAAGGAGATGGACGATGACTGGTAG